A single Oryctolagus cuniculus chromosome 16, mOryCun1.1, whole genome shotgun sequence DNA region contains:
- the TSSK6 gene encoding testis-specific serine/threonine-protein kinase 6: MSGDKLLSELGYKLGRTIGEGSYSKVKVATSKKYKGTVAIKVVDRRRAPPDFVNKFLPRELSILRGVRHPHIVHVFEFIEVCNGKLYIVMEAAATDLLQAVQRNGRIPGSQARDLFAQIAGAVRYLHDHHLVHRDLKCENVLLSPDERRVKLTDFGFGRQAHGYPDLSTTYCGSAAYASPEVLLGIPYDPKKYDVWSLGVVLYVMVTGCMPFDDSDIAGLPRRQKRGVLYPDGLELSERCKALIAELLQFSPSARPSAGQVARNGWLRSGDSG; this comes from the coding sequence ATGTCGGGCGACAAACTCCTGAGCGAACTCGGCTATAAGCTGGGCCGCACCATAGGAGAGGGCAGCTACTCCAAGGTGAAGGTGGCCACGTCCAAGAAGTACAAGGGCACGGTGGCCATCAAGGTGGTGGACCGCCGGCGAGCGCCGCCGGACTTCGTCAACAAGTTCCTGCCGCGCGAGCTGTCCATCCTGCGGGGCGTGCGGCACCCGCACATCGTGCACGTCTTCGAGTTCATCGAGGTGTGCAACGGGAAGCTGTACATCGTGATGGAGGCGGCCGCCACCGACCTGCTGCAGGCCGTGCAGCGCAACGGGCGCATCCCCGGCTCGCAGGCGCGCGACCTCTTCGCGCAGATCGCGGGCGCCGTGCGCTACCTGCACGACCACCACCTGGTGCACCGCGACCTCAAGTGCGAGAACGTGCTGCTGAGCCCGGACGAGCGCCGGGTCAAGCTCACGGACTTCGGCTTCGGCCGCCAGGCGCACGGCTACCCGGACCTCAGCACCACCTACTGCGGCTCGGCCGCCTACGCGTCCCCCGAGGTGCTGCTGGGCATCCCCTACGACCCCAAGAAGTACGACGTGTGGAGCCTGGGCGTGGTGCTCTACGTCATGGTCACGGGCTGCATGCCCTTCGACGACTCGGACATCGCCGGCCTGCCCCGGCGCCAGAAGCGCGGCGTGCTGTACCCCGACGGGCTCGAGCTGTCCGAGCGCTGCAAGGCCCTCATCGCCGAGCTGCTGCAGTTCAGCCCCTCGGCCAGGCCCTCGGCCGGCCAGGTGGCGCGCAACGGCTGGCTGCGGTCGGGGGACTCCGGCTAG